The following proteins are encoded in a genomic region of Amia ocellicauda isolate fAmiCal2 chromosome 6, fAmiCal2.hap1, whole genome shotgun sequence:
- the LOC136751884 gene encoding cold shock domain-containing protein C2 translates to MSDPGLSSPPGPPLRSPRSPLSLSFPFLREGSRVWERGPPQPGELPSPLPTKRTRTYSATARAAVGPVYKGVCKNFSRSQGHGYITPSQGGEDIFVHISDIEGEYVPIEGDEVTYKVCPVPPKNQKIQAVEVVITHLTPGTKHETWTGQIISS, encoded by the exons atGTCGGACCCGGGCCTGTCGTCGCCCCCTGGCCCCCCGCTGCGCTCTCCCCGCTCCCCCCTGTCCCTGTCCTTCCCATTCCTGCGTGAGGGAAGCCGGGTGTGGGAGAGGGGGCCCCCCCAGCCTGGGGAGCTGCCCAGCCCCCTGCCCACCAAACGCACACGCACATACTCCGC gaCGGCGCGGGCAGCAGTGGGGCCAGTGTACAAGGGCGTTTGCAAGAACTTCTCCAGGTCGCAGGGTCACGGCTACATCACCCCCTCCCAGGGTGGGGAGGACATCTTCGTACACATCTCAGA caTTGAGGGGGAGTATGTGCCCATCGAAGGGGACGAGGTGACGTATAAGGTGTGTCCGGTCCCCCCTAAGAACCAGAAGATCCAGGCAGTGGAGGTGGTGATCACACACCTCACCCCAGGCACGAAGCACGAGACCTGGACTGGGCAGATAATCAGCTCCTAG
- the pmm1 gene encoding phosphomannomutase 1, producing the protein MAGNGFFDPNRKILCLFDVDGTLTAARQKIDPELDRFFQQLRHQVKIGVVGGSDYSKIAEQLGDGDEVIHKFDYVFAENGTVQYKDGRLISKQAIQNQLGEELLQELINFCLRYMGLLKLPKKRGTFIEFRNGTINVSPIGRSCTPEERIEFSEIDKREKIREKFVAALQKEFAGKGLRFTRGGLISFDVFPEGWDKRLCLEVLEGEGLEAIYFFGNETSPGGNDYEIFADPRTIGFTVYSPAETARLCRELFLSPDPTSLNSTTPHCPPLPHNLGLAALKQTRTIE; encoded by the exons ATGGCAGGAAACGGCTTCTTCGACCCCAACAGGAAGATTCTGTGTTTATTCGATGTGGATGGAACATTGACAGCAGCAAGACAA AAGATTGACCCAGAGCTGGACAGGTTCTTCCAGCAGCTGCGGCACCAGGTGAAGATCGGCGTGGTGGGGGGGTCGGACTACTCCAAGATCGCCGagcagctgggggacggggacGAAG tcatCCACAAGTTTGACTATGTGTTTGCGGAGAATGGTACAGTCCAGTACAAGGATGGGAGACTCATCTCCAAGCAG GCCATCCAGAACCAGCTGGgggaggagctgctgcaggagcTCATCAACTTCTGCCTGAGGTACATGGGGCTCCTGAAACTGCCCAAGAAGAG GGGCACCTTCATAGAATTCCGTAACGGAACAATAAACGTCTCTCCCATTGGACGGAGCTGCACCCCGGAAGAGCGAATAGAGTTCTCTGAAATTGACAAG AGAGAGAAGATCAGGGAGAAGTTTGTGGCGGCCCTGCAGAAGGAGTTTGCAGGGAAGGGGCTGCGCTTCACGAGGG GGGGGCTGATCAGTTTCGATGTGTTTCCGGAGGGCTGGGACAAGCGGCTGTGTCTGGAGGTGCTGGAGGGGGAGGGGCTGGAGGCCATCTACTTCTTTGGGAATGAGACCTCGCCG GGCGGAAACGACTATGAGATTTTCGCAGACCCTCGCACTATCGGATTCACGGTGTACAGCCCCGCTGAAACAGCACGGCTCTGTCGGGAGCTATTCCTGTCCCCAGACCCCACCTCACTCAACAGCACGACCCCCCACTGCCCCCCCCTGCCCCACAACCTGGGACTGGCAGCACTCAAACAAACGCGCACCATTGAGTGA
- the polr3h gene encoding DNA-directed RNA polymerase III subunit RPC8, whose translation MFLVVEMVDTVRIPPWQFQRQLNDAISEELNKKLANKVVYNVGLCVCLYDITKLEDSYIFPGDGASHTKVHFRYVVFRPFLDEILIGKIKYCSQEGVHVSLGFFDDIVIPPESLQQPAKFDETEQVWLWEYETDEGAHDLYMDQSEEIRFRVVDEAFVDTSPSGPVSATPDAPGTAVADDNSQKKEAPYTLIGSISEPGLGLLSWWSSS comes from the exons ATGTTCCTGGTGGTGGAGATGGTGGACACAGTGAGGATCCCTCCCTGGCAGTTCCAGCGCCAACTGAACGATGCCATCTCTGAGGAGCTGAACAAAAAACTTGCCAACAAG GTGGTGTACAATGtgggcctgtgtgtctgtctttatGATATCACTAAGCTGGAGGACTCCTACATCTTCCCTGGAGATGGGGCCTCTCACACCAAAG tccatTTCAGGTACGTGGTTTTCCGGCCCTTCCTGGACGAGATTCTGATCGGGAAGATAAAGTACTGCAGCCAGGAGGGGGTGCACG tcAGTCTGGGTTTCTTTGATGACATCGTAATCCCCCCTGAGTCCCTGCAGCAGCCAGCAAAATT TGATGAGACGGAGCAGGTGTGGCTGTGGGAGTACGAGACGGATGAAGGCGCCCACGACCTCTACATGGACCAGAGCGAGGAGATCCGCTTCCGGGTTGTGGATGAGGCCTTCGTAGACACCTCCCCCAGTGGCCCCGTCTCTGCAACACCTGATGCCCCAGGAACTGCTGTTGCTGATGACAACAGCCAGAAGAAAGAGGCGCCCTACACACTGATA GGGTCCATCAGTGAGCCAGGCCTGGGTCTCCTGTCTTGGTGGAGCAGCAGCTAG